AGCAGAAGTAGCGGGAGCGCCCCGACCCCTCGTGCACGAGGAGCGAGAGGGCTTACACAGGGGGTACGGTCATCAGGACCCGATGGGGGCAGGCGGCCCGCGCCAGATAGTTAGGTCCGCACCGGCTCGACCTCAATCAGCGCGCTACAATTATTCATCGGGGCGACCTTGGACATCCGAACGTAATGTTCCACTTCTCTAACAGTTCGCGGACCTCCCGCACGATCTCTGGTTCGCTTAAGGGGGGAACCATGACGATCTGACCTCCCCAGCTTGACTCACCAACCGCCCGGAGGGGTCTGCCATTGAACGAATCAATTGAGAAGAAATTCGGCCACCTTCCAGGCGGCTGCGCGGTCCAGCGAACCTTTCCGTACTTGCTGAAGCTCTCCATACCACTGCCAATCACGATCATTAAGCAGGCGGTGCGCGCCTCATCCACCACACGGACAAAGCACTCCCAGCCGTCCTTCAAGACCAGTTCATCCGCATTGTCGATGGGCGTGGCTTGAACGGTCGCGAACGGGGTCAGTACATCGACGTGAGCCGCCAGGGAGTGCTCCTCAGACTCGTAGTACGAGGCCCCAATCAAGTTGAGAAAGGATTCCACCCGGTCGAAGTAACGACTTGGACGCCCCTCTATTCTCTTGACGGTAAAATATCTTTCCTGGCGCGCGAGCGCTTTCAGGGCCTCATCTACCGTGCAGCCCTTCAAGGACGATACCGTCTGCCCTGATCCACTGCGACCCACAATTCCAGTCTCGTCGAACTCGGTCCAGCTAGGGTTCAGCCCAACAGTGAGAACCCGAAGGTCCGGATGGGTGAGCCTCCCGAAGTAAGTTACCGGGAGGGAGCCCGGCAAGAATCTAACACCGTGGAACGCTTCGCTGCTGAACCTCGCAAGCTTGTTGCAGCTATCCCTGAACAGCTTGGTCATCTCGGAGCTGCGGGTATTTGAGAGCGCGACAGGCATCTTTTTCCGCATCGATTCCCTCCTTCGCACGCAGTGAGCCGCAGAACGGGAAGTCTAGGCCCGCCTGCCCTGCTCTCCCTAGATCGGAGGGTTCCGGCTGCCCACAGCGGCCGCCCCTGCGCTGGTGGAGACCACGAACACTGCGGACGGTGAGGGACAGGGTGCGGCAGTGCGATGTACTGCTCGCCTTCTTCCACCACGTCGGTCTGAGCCTTACCGGATTTCCCTGAAGCAGGTTACGCCCCGAAAATTTCTGAGCCCCGTCTCCCGGGCAGTTCGAAGAAGACCGGGGGCCTTCCAGGTGGACCCGAGGCAAGGGAACCCCAGTCCCCCTTATGGGAGGGGGCCTTTCCGGATTCGATAGCTCTAGCGAAAGGCGAGGACGGCCAGGACGGGCGTCAAAACGAACCCGGGGCGGTCACTTCACCACCCTCAGCTTCACCCGTAGCTCCTTTGCCCCGGCCTGCGCCTCGGGCCTCGCGGTGGTTACCTGGGCACGCACCTGGTCGAGCAGAGCGAGCTGGCGCTGCATGGAGTTCTCCAGCAGCCGTCGGTGCCGCTCCATCTTCTTGAGGTCCGCGTCCTCCAGCAGCAGCACCTCGGCCGCCAGCCGCTCCCGCAGGGGCTGGAGTGCAGCCTCCTCACAGGCGAGCTTCTCGCGGAGGGCTCCGCGGACCATCTTGGCCGCGTTACCCAGTGCCGCGTACTCGTCCTTCTTCACACGGTCCTTGCTCAGGGACTCCTTGGCCGCGTCGAGCGCCTGCGACAGAGGCTGAACCACTGCCTGCGGCAGCTCCGGTACCTCGCCCAGGAAGCCCACGATGCGCTCCACGCCAGCGAGGATGGGACCCATCCGCTCGGCCTCCTGCGGAGGCACGGGAACGGCCTCCACCGTGAGGGCGATGGCGTCCACCAGTTCCAGTGCGTGGCGGGTGCACGCGATCATCTTGTAGGTGTCGGTCTTCTCCAACTCTTCTTCCAGCCTCGCTCGCAGCCGGTTGTTCTCCACCTTCGTAAGCCGCTCCAGCTTCCAGCTCAGGTCTCCGAGTTGCGCGACGATGACCGCCTCGGGCATCAAGGTCGGCACGAGCGCGGCGAAGTAGCCGTCCAGGTGGCGTTCGTACTCGGCGGCGTCCTCACCGGGGAGCAGCAGGTGCGCGCCGCTGAACCCGTAGCGCACGGAGTTGAGGGAACTGCGCTCCTTGCCGGCGGCGCTGGTGGGCCCACGGGACTTCGCGCCGTTGATAGCGGCGTGAGCTGCCTGCACGGCGGTCCTGATGGTGGCGTTCGTCATCCTGGAATTCTGAAGCCAACCCAGTTCGTGTGGGAAGGACAACAAGCCCCCCGTCAGCCAGCGGGAACCCCATGTGCGCAGATGCACCAACTCCTGTGCGCCAGTGCTCATCCGTTCTATCTCTTCTTATCTCTGTGAAGAGGATGAGCCCGAGATGCCAGACGTGAAGAGCCCACCCCCCGAAGACGTCCCCAAGACACAGGACCGTGGCGCGCAGGCCCAAACAGACGGGGGAACAGCTTCTCCACCATCGACCGGGGACTCTCCGGACGCGTCCTCCACGACCGCCTCGGACTCTTACTCCGCGACTGCCCCCGACTCTTCCTCCGCAACCGCCCCCGACTCTTCCTCCGCAACCGCCCCCGACTCTTCCTCCACGACCGCCCAGGCCACGGCACGGGGGCCTAGGAAGATTGGTGCATCCGTTGCGCCCCCTCCAGCAGCTCCGCCACCACGGCAACGGCAGCCTTATGATTGGGACTCATTTAGCATCGCCCCCGTAGACGAAACGCGAACGTACTTCCGGTTCAAGCCCCACGGGTTCACGTACGAATGCCTTGAGGCTGGGCCATGGTCCGACTTGCAGCCCGAGGAGGTCGGCAAGGGCGACGACCCCGACTACCCCACGGAGCCCAAGGATGGCGGTATCCGGGCCTACCTGGGCTATGTGGGAATCACCAAGGACCAATGGGAGCGGCTCACGCCTGAGGTTCGCGTCACGCTCCGCGAGTCCCTCCGTCTCCTACTTCCGGTCATGGAAGCGGCCGTCTTCATCGCGGCAGATCCAGACCAGGTCGAGGTTGATCTCGAACTGCAACGTCGGGCTCTAGCTTTTCTGGAGCGCCTGGCCAAAGAGGTCAGCTCGGACAGCACACGCAACGCTGGATTCCAGAAGGCAGTGGCGATGCGAGACCGCTGGAGATTCAGCCGCTCCTGGTTGAAGACGATTGAGCAGGTGTTGGCAGGTATCCATGCGAGAGGCCATGCAGAAAAGCGGGCGACCTTTCTCGATGAGACCTGGGCCACCAACGCGGCCCGCGAGGTGAATGCCTCCTTGAGCGTGAAGCTGCGGGTGACCACCACGGCCTGCACGACCGAGCACATCGCGCAGCTCCAAGCCGAGCCCCCCCGCACAGTGGCATTGCAGCTCGTTGAAAAGCTCGGTGCCGATCCCGACGTGGCGCGGCGCGCAACCCCACGCCACCGAGGTTCATAAACCCCTGGTGGGCGGATAGAGCCCACTATCCGCCCACCCCGCGCCTTCGCGCGTCGCAGTAGTACCAGCGGCGAAACGAAAGGAGGCGCGTGGATGCGTCGTCCCCCCCGCACTCGAATTCAAGCTGCCGTTGCCGTGGAACTGGCCCGTGCCGGGCTGTCGCAGGCTGACTTGGCCCATCGGATGGGAGTGCGTCCCACTACCCTGTCCGGCTGGTTGACGGGCGCTTCCCCTGCCCCGACAGGGCTCGCTGCGGACATCGAGCAGGCGCTCGGCCTCGTGCCCGGAGCTCTGCGCAAGTCCGAGGAGGTGCCCCCCACCAACTAGCAGCAGTCCACCGGCCAAGGCACCGGCTCAGGCGGGCTGCCACCCGCCCGGCCGGCTACTTCCACACCCACCCAGGAATGAAGCAGGCATGTTCGACAACAAGAAGGATACTGACAACACCATCAATGAGGAAGCCGCGGCCAAGGCGGCCGCGAGCACCGAGAGCACGCTCAGCCCCAGCGACGGGAAGCTCGCGCCCGTCTCCAACTTCAGCCTGGAGGAATTGCGTCTCAAGCAGGACTTCGGGGCAGGCGCCCTGGTGAAGAAGGCGCTCCTCACGGTGCCGGTGCGCAAGCCCAACAGGCAGGACTTCGTCCGGACGCGTCCCGGCGAGGAGTGGCGGATGCCGCTCGCGCTAATCGAGCTGAAGGAGGAGCGTGAGGTCTACGTTGTCACTCCCAACCTCGCTGGCGAGCTGAGCGGCGAGGTCGTCGCGAAGCTCATCGTCACCGCCATCAACCGTCAGGGCGTTCCCTTTCTCTGGCCCATCCGTCTGCCCAGCGAGGACGGCCGTCACGACGACTGGAACCGCTCCGCGATGGAGGCCGCCAACATCGCCACCAGGCAGTGGGTACGCGTGAGCGCCAACATGAGCCTCGGCGCCTACGACGTCTTCACGGCGCGGGTGGAGATGCCCGAGCCGGTGTGGCCCGATGTGCCGTTCTCGGAGCTGGTGCACATCGCCTTCAAGGGCCGCGTCATCGACACGCTGGACCACCCGGTCGTGCGCCGCCTGCGGGGGGAACTGTGATGTGGCTTGCCGGTTCCGAGTTCCGCGAGGTGACGGCGGTGGACTTCGAGTTCACCGCCCCGCCCGGTGATCAGCCTCGCCCCGTCTGCATGGTGGCTCACGAGCTGGGCAGCGGGCGTATCCATCGGATGTGGCAGGAGGAGCTCCACGCTTGCCGCAGGGCCCCGTACCCCACCGACCCGGAAGCGCTGGTGGTGGCCTTCTATGCGAGCGCGGAGGTGGGGTGCCACCTGGCGCTGGGCTGGAAGCCGCCGGCCAACGTGCTGGACCTCTACGTCGAGTTCCGGCGTCACGCCAACGGCTTGGTGCCGCCGTACGGCTGGGGCCTGATTGGAGCGCTTCTCTACTTCGGGCTGGACGCGCTCACCGCCATCGAGAAGGACGAGATGCGCCAGCTCGTCCTTCGTGGCGGCCCGTGGACGCAGGAGGAGAAGCAGGCGCTGCTCGCATACTGCGAGGAAGACGTACTCGCGCTGCGGCGGCTGCTTCCAGCAATGGCGGAGAACCTCGACCTGCGCCGCGCGCTCATCCGTGGCCGCTACATGGTGGCCGCAGCCCACATCGAGCACCAGGGCATACCCATCGACGTTCCAGCCCTTGCGCTTCTGCGCGAGCGTTGGACCTCCATCCAGGACGACCTCATCGCCGAGGTGGACAAGGCGTACGACGTCTACGACGAGCGCGCATTCCGGATGGAGCGATTCGAACGGTACCTCGCCGCACACGGCATCCCCTGGCCACGGACTCATGGAGGGCAGCTTGCCCTGGATGACGACACGTTCCGGCAGATGGCCCGCAGCCGGCCGGCGCTCGCGCCCCTGCGGGAGCTGCGCTACGCCCTCTCCCAGATGCGCCTCGCGGACTTGGCCGTGGGCTCCGACGGTCGCAACCGCGTCCTGCTGTCCGCCTTCTCTAGCAGGACAGGGCGTAACCAACCCTCCAACTCGAAGTTCATCTTCGGGCCCGCGGTGTGGCTGCGCGGTCTCATTCGCCCCGAGCCGGGCCGGGCCATCGCCTACGTCGACTGGAGCCAGCAGGAGTTCGGCATCGCTGCCGCCCTGGCTGGCGATGAGAAGATGATCGAGGCGTACACCTCCGGAGACCCCTACCTGCGCTACGGGCAGCAGGCCGAGGCGATACCACCCACCGGCACGAAGCAGACGCACAAGGCCGAGCGCGAGCAGTTCAAGCAGGCGGTGCTTGCCGTGCAGTACGGGATGGGCCACGAGGCGCTCGCCCTCAAGCTCGGCGTCTCCGCGGCACATGCCCGCCAGCTGCTGGAAAGCCACCGTCGCACCTACCCGCGTTTCTGGGCGTGGTCGGACTCGGCAGAAACCTACGCGATGATGCACGGGCATCTCTACACCGTCTTCGGGTGGCAGGTACGCGTGGGCCCAGACGCGAACTCCCGCAGCCTGCGCAACTTCCCCGCGCAGGCCAACGGGGCAGAGATGCTGCGGCTGGCGTGCAGCTACGCCGTCGAGCGAGGCATCAACGTCATCGCGCCCGTCCATGACGCGCTCCTCGTCGAAGGTCCGGAGGGCGAGATCGATGAGGTGGTTGCCAGGACGCAGGGCGCGATGGCCGACGCGAGCAGAATGGTGCTCTTCGGCTTCGAGCTCCGCTCCGATGCGAAGGTGGTGCGCTACCCGGACAGGTACATAGACGAGCGCGGCGAGCGCATGTGGAACACGGTGTGGGGGCTTCTCCAGCGCCCGGCAGGTCACTCCCAGCAGGAGGTGTCCGCGTGAGCGCTCCCTTCGACCTGGAGGCGCTCCGGGTGCGGGCCGTCACGGCCGCACCTGCCACGAAAGAGCCTCCCCCGCGTCATGGTCCCGGTGAGCTGTTCCTCAAGGGCCCCATTCCCTGGAACTGGATGGCCGCGGCGCTCTCCCTGAGCGGCAAGACGCTGCACGTCGGCGTCGTTCTCTGGCACCTGGCCGGGATGAAGAAATCAGCCGAGGTCTCCCTGTCGCTGAAATCCCTGGAGCGTTACGGCCTGTCGCGGTGGGCGGCAGCGCGTGGGCTCCAGTCCCTGGAGGACCAGGGCCTCGCCCTGTTGGACCGGGGGCGTGGCCGCAAAGCCAGGGTGACCCTGGTGGGCACCACCACCTTCAACAGCGAGGAGTCCCCGTAATGGATTCGCAAGACAACGGCGGCGTGGCCCAGGGCGTTGCCGAGGACTCGCTGTGGGACGCCAACGACGTGGCCCGCTTCCTCAAGTCCTCGCGCTCTTGGGTGTACCAGCAGGCTCAAGTGGGCCGTCTCCCCTGCGTGAAGATCGGCGGGCTCCTGCGCTTCGATCCGAACGCCATCCGAGCCCTCGTCAAGGCTTAGGGCCCGAGCGGCCGGCGGGTGGTGCCCTTCTCCGCCGGCAACAATGGCCTGGACCTTCAAGGTAACACTCCATAGGCATTACCCCATGGGTTCACTCTACAAGAAGAACGACAAGTGGTACGTCCGCTTCAAGGACGGCCACGGCCGGTGGCGCGACACCGCGACCCAGGCCACCACGAAGACCGAGGCGAGGTCCCTTCTGCACGACCTGGAGGTTCAGGCCGACCGTCAGCGGCGCGGCCTAGAGCCCCTGCCCGAGCACCGCAAGCAGGCCACCTTCGGGGAGGCCCTGGACGCATGGAAGACCGAGGTGGGCAGCCGGCTGCGATCCACCACCATCCTCGGCTTCGGCGAGAAGCACCTGCGCGATGAGCTGGGGCCCCTGGCCCTCAAGGACGTCACGCCGTCGCGCCTGGAGATGCTGCTCAACGCGAAGATCGGGGAGCTGTCTCCCGAGTCCCTCAACCACCTACGCGCCCTCCTCCACCGCATCTTCGAGCTGGCGATCCGGCGCGGTCTCTTCACCGGTCTCAACCCGGCCAAGTCCGTCCCGCGCTTCAAGAAGCCGAAGAAGCTCCCGCAGTACCTGAAGGCCGAGGAGGTTCCGCTGACGCTCGCGGCCCTGGAGCGTCACTGGCGCCCGCTGTTCGCCACGGCGGTCTACACCGGGATGCGCAAGGGCGAGCTGCTGGCGCTCCGCAAGTCGGACGTGGACCTCTCGGCGGGCACCCTCGTTGTGGCCCGATCGCACGCGAGCGACACGACGAAGGGCGGTCACGCGGACCTGCTTCCCGTTGCAGAGGGGCTGGTGCCCTTTCTGCGCGAGGCCATGGCCACGTCCACCTCGGAGCTGCTGTTTCCCGCCGAGGATGGCTCGCAGCGTTCCGCGGACACCGCGCTGCACAAGGTGCTGCGCCGGGCCCTGGGACGCGCGGGGCTGGTGGAGGGCTACAACCACGTCTGCCGGCGCAAGGGCTGCGGCTACGCGGTGAAGAAGAGTCATGCCGTGCCCGATCCCTGCCCTCGCTGCGGCATGAAGCTGTGGCCCCGCGCGCTCCCTCGCCCACTGCGCTTCCATGACCTGCGGCACACAACCGCCACCCTGCTGCTCAAGGTGGGCGTCCCGCTGGCCACCGTGCAGCGCATCCTCCGCCACTCGGACCCGGCCATCACCTCGGAGATCTACGGCCACCTCGACGTGGAGGACATGCGCAAGGGACTCAACCTGCTCGCGTTCGGGCTCGCGGCTCATGGCTCCAGCGAGGCCGTTTCGCACGCGCTGCTTGCTGCTGGCACCGTGCCCACTCCGCTTGCTGCTAGTTTGCTGCTGGAGTCCGGGAGCCCAAAAGATGAAGGCCCTGGAGGCTCACGGGAAACCCGCGAATCTCCAGGGCCTTCGATGGTCGGGGCGACAGGATTTGAACCTGCGACCACTTGCACCCCAAGCAAGTGCGCTACCAGGCTGCGCTACGCCCCGAGAACCGCCGTCGTGAAACGGTGCTGCCTTATGCCCTCGCCGCTTTCTTGGGTCAAGCGCGAGGTGATGGGCGCCGGTGAAAAAAACCTACTCGTCGCCCTCTTCCATTCCCTCGTCGAAGTCCTCGCCCCGGGCTTCCGCCGCGTCCGCCGCCGCCTCTTCCTGCGCGTCGATCTCCGCGTGGTTCTCCGGGGGTGCCTCGCCGTTCAGGGCACTCTTCAACACCTGGCTCGGCCGGAAGGTCAGGACCCGGCGGGCGCTGATCTCGATCTCCTTGCCCGTCTGCGGGTTGCGCCCCACGCGCGCCTTCTTCTGGCGCACCTGGAAGTTTCCGAACCCGGAGATCTTGATCTTGTCCCCGCGCTCCAACGTCTCCTTCACGGTGTCGAAGACGAGCTCGACGATCTCCGCCGACTCCTTCTTGGAGAAGCCGACCTTCTCGTAGACGCCCTCGATGATGTCCGCTTTCGTCATGCGAGTCCTCTGGCACCCGTGATGGACCGGTGAACGCGGGGCATGGTGTCAGCCTTCCCCGAACCGTGTCAACGTCCTGACTTCATTCAGGAATTCAGGCGCGCAGCGCCGCTCCCAGCCGCTGGTTCACCTCCGTGATGATGCGCTGGTGGGCCGCGGTGACCTCCGCGTCGGTCAGCGTCCGCTCGGGCGAGCGGTACCTCAAGGCGTACGCCAGGTTCTTCTTCCCCTCGGGGATGGGCTTGCCGGTGTAGACGTCGAACACCAGCGCGTCCTCCACCAGCGGCGCCCCGACCTCCAGGATGACCCGGCGCACCTCCTCGTTGCGCAGCTCCAGCGGCACCACCACCGCCAGGTCGCGCAGCACCGCCGGGTACTTCGGCAGCGACTGCGCCTGCGGCACCAGCCGCGCCGCCGCGTACAGCGGCTCCGTGTCCAGCTCGAACACGAACACGCCCTCCGGCAGGCCCAGCGCCTTCGACACGCGCGGGTGCACCTCGCCCACCAGGCCCAGCACCGTCCCGTCGTTCAGCGTCACCTGCGCGCAGCTGCGCGGGTGGTACGCGGGCGCCTCCGCCGGGGTGAAGGCCGCGCCCTCCACGTGCAGCGCGTGCAGCAGCGCCTCCACCGCGCCCTTCGCGTCGTAGAAGTCCACGCGCGAGTCCTTCTGCGTCCAGCTCCGGCCACCGCCCCGCAGACCCCACACCAGTCCCGCCACGCGCGGCACCTCGCGAGCCGCCGGGCGCATGCCCTGCCCGCCCTGCGCGTCCCGGAAGTACGCCCGGCCCGTCTCATAGAGGCCCACCGACTCCACCTGGTGGCGCACGCTGCGCGACAGGTTCTCCAGCAGGCCCGGCAAGAGGCTCGTGCGCATCACCGACTGCTCGACGCTCAGCGGGTTCATCAGCGCGATGGGCGCTTCCTTCCCACCCAGCACCTCCAGCGACTTCGGCGCCACGAACGAGTAGTTCACCACCTCGGACAGCCCCACGCCGCCCAGCGCGTGGCGCAGCCGGCGCTCGGCCTCCATGGACAGCGGCTCAGGGGCCAGCGTCTCCAGCCCTCGCGGCAGCCGCGCCGGGATGTTGTCGTAGCCGTACACGCGGGCGACCTCCTCCATCAGGTCCTCCTCGCGCTCCACGTCCACGCGCGCCCGCGGCACCTCGTACGTCGTCTGGCCCTGCGACTCCTCCACGGACTTGAAGCCCAGCGCCGTCAGGATGCGCCGGACCTCCGCCTCCGGCACCGCCACGCCCAGCACCTTCTCCACCCGCGCGTAGCGCAGCGTCGCCCGGCGCGGCGCCAGGGGCTCGGGCTGCACGTCCACCCGGCCCGGCACCACCGTGCCGCCCGACAGCTCCGCGATGAGCTGCGCGGCCCGATCCAACGCCGGCAGCACCGCGTCCAGGTCCGCCCCGCGCTCGAAGCGGTGCGACGCCTCGGTATGCAGCGCGTAGCGCTTCGCGGACCGACGCACGCCGGAGCCGTGGAAGTGCGCGGACTCGATGACGATGCGCTTCGTGCCCTGCGTCACCTCGCTGTCTCCGCCGCCCATCACGCCCGCCAGCGCCTGAGCGCGGTCTCGGTCCGCGATGACCAGGTCGTCCGCGTCCAGCGTGCGCTCCTTGTCATCCAGCGTGCGCAGCTTCTCGCCCGCCTTCGCGGTGCGGACGACGATCTCCTGGCCCGCCACCTTCTCCAGGTCGAACGCGTGCAGCGGCTGGCCGTACTCCAGGAGCACGTAGTTGGTGACGTCCACCACGTTGTTGATGGCGCGCACGCCGCACGCCTTCAGCCGGTCCTGCATCCACTGCGGCGACGGCTGGACGGTGATGCCCTCCACCACCCGCGCCGCGTAGCGCGAGCAGCGCTCCTTCGCGTCGATGCGCACCTTCACCAGCTCCGCCACGGCCTTGCCGGACTCGACCGGCTTCGGCTGCGGCGGTTTGAGCTGCGCGCCCGTCACCACGCCCACCTCGCGCGCGATGCCCAGGTGGCTCAACGCATCCGGCCGGTTCGGGGTGACGTTCACCTCCAGCACGGAGTCATCCAGCCCCAGTGCCTCCGCGATGGGGAGGCCCAGCTTCGTGTCCGCGGGGAGGATGAGCAGGCCGGACGAGTCCTCGGTGATGCCCAGCTCCTTCGCGGAGCAGAGCATGCCGAAGCTGTCCACGCCCCGGAGCGCGGCCTGCTTGATCTCCATGCCGTTGGGCAGCTTCGCGCCCACCGTGGCCAGCGGCACCTTGTCGCCGACCTTGAAGTTCTTCGCGCCGCACACCACCTGGAACAGCGCGGAGCCGCCAATGTCCACCTGCGTGACGGACAGCTTGTCCGCGTTGGGGTGCTGCACCGACTCGCGGATCTGCGCCACCACCACGCCGCGCAGGCCCTCGCCGGGGCGCTCCACGCCCTCGATCTCCAGGCCCGCCGCGGTCAGCTTGCGCGCCAGCTCGTCCACGGACGGCGGCAGCGCGACGTAATCACCCAGCCACTTCACCGAAATCTTCACAGGGTTGTCCTCTTTCCTGGGGGGCCGGAATCAGAACTGCGCGAGGAAGCGCGCGTCGTTTTCGAACATCATCCGCAGGTCGTCGATGCCGTAGCGCAGCATGGCCAGGCGCTCCACGCCCATGCCGAACGCGTAGCCCGTCACCTCCTTCGGGTCGTAGCCCGCGGCGGTGAAGACGTTCGGGTGCACCATGCCGCTGCCCAGCACCTCCAGCCAGCCGGTCTGCTTGCACACGCGGCAGCCCTT
This DNA window, taken from Corallococcus coralloides DSM 2259, encodes the following:
- the pheT gene encoding phenylalanine--tRNA ligase subunit beta, with translation MKISVKWLGDYVALPPSVDELARKLTAAGLEIEGVERPGEGLRGVVVAQIRESVQHPNADKLSVTQVDIGGSALFQVVCGAKNFKVGDKVPLATVGAKLPNGMEIKQAALRGVDSFGMLCSAKELGITEDSSGLLILPADTKLGLPIAEALGLDDSVLEVNVTPNRPDALSHLGIAREVGVVTGAQLKPPQPKPVESGKAVAELVKVRIDAKERCSRYAARVVEGITVQPSPQWMQDRLKACGVRAINNVVDVTNYVLLEYGQPLHAFDLEKVAGQEIVVRTAKAGEKLRTLDDKERTLDADDLVIADRDRAQALAGVMGGGDSEVTQGTKRIVIESAHFHGSGVRRSAKRYALHTEASHRFERGADLDAVLPALDRAAQLIAELSGGTVVPGRVDVQPEPLAPRRATLRYARVEKVLGVAVPEAEVRRILTALGFKSVEESQGQTTYEVPRARVDVEREEDLMEEVARVYGYDNIPARLPRGLETLAPEPLSMEAERRLRHALGGVGLSEVVNYSFVAPKSLEVLGGKEAPIALMNPLSVEQSVMRTSLLPGLLENLSRSVRHQVESVGLYETGRAYFRDAQGGQGMRPAAREVPRVAGLVWGLRGGGRSWTQKDSRVDFYDAKGAVEALLHALHVEGAAFTPAEAPAYHPRSCAQVTLNDGTVLGLVGEVHPRVSKALGLPEGVFVFELDTEPLYAAARLVPQAQSLPKYPAVLRDLAVVVPLELRNEEVRRVILEVGAPLVEDALVFDVYTGKPIPEGKKNLAYALRYRSPERTLTDAEVTAAHQRIITEVNQRLGAALRA
- a CDS encoding helix-turn-helix domain-containing protein gives rise to the protein MRRPPRTRIQAAVAVELARAGLSQADLAHRMGVRPTTLSGWLTGASPAPTGLAADIEQALGLVPGALRKSEEVPPTN
- a CDS encoding helix-turn-helix domain-containing protein, with translation MDSQDNGGVAQGVAEDSLWDANDVARFLKSSRSWVYQQAQVGRLPCVKIGGLLRFDPNAIRALVKA
- a CDS encoding DNA polymerase; translation: MWLAGSEFREVTAVDFEFTAPPGDQPRPVCMVAHELGSGRIHRMWQEELHACRRAPYPTDPEALVVAFYASAEVGCHLALGWKPPANVLDLYVEFRRHANGLVPPYGWGLIGALLYFGLDALTAIEKDEMRQLVLRGGPWTQEEKQALLAYCEEDVLALRRLLPAMAENLDLRRALIRGRYMVAAAHIEHQGIPIDVPALALLRERWTSIQDDLIAEVDKAYDVYDERAFRMERFERYLAAHGIPWPRTHGGQLALDDDTFRQMARSRPALAPLRELRYALSQMRLADLAVGSDGRNRVLLSAFSSRTGRNQPSNSKFIFGPAVWLRGLIRPEPGRAIAYVDWSQQEFGIAAALAGDEKMIEAYTSGDPYLRYGQQAEAIPPTGTKQTHKAEREQFKQAVLAVQYGMGHEALALKLGVSAAHARQLLESHRRTYPRFWAWSDSAETYAMMHGHLYTVFGWQVRVGPDANSRSLRNFPAQANGAEMLRLACSYAVERGINVIAPVHDALLVEGPEGEIDEVVARTQGAMADASRMVLFGFELRSDAKVVRYPDRYIDERGERMWNTVWGLLQRPAGHSQQEVSA